TATCTTAAACCAATTACTAACCGTTTCGATGCCTGGATTCCCGGTTTGTCCTCCGAACCCCACGTACCGCCTTCCGGTGGCTTCGTCGAAGGTTAACTGCCAAATAAAGGACGGGCCAGATGGCACGCAGAGAGGGACGGCATCAAAGACTAAGTTAAGATCAGTAGAGACATAAACTGTTCTGTCATTAGGGTTGACCGGGTACAACTCAAGAGGTATGCCATCTTCGACTTCACGGCTATCTTGGGCCGCGTTGAGTGGACATAGTTCAGTGGCGTTTCTTGGTGATACTGTAAGTCCCCCGCCTCGGCCGCGGACTACCGGGAGAATGTAGTAGTTGGAGCTGGAAAGAAGAGGGTGGCCGTCAATGTCGAGCACCGCCGGGTTGGCAGCGGTTGTGGTGTGAAGAGATAgggagaagaagaggaagatgATGCTAGTTGAGAGGATAAAGTGAGTCATTTTGTGAAATTTTGGGGTTGTTTGACTTTTAGTGTCGTGGATAAATTAAATGTGGGATGAGAAATAATTAAGGATTT
This sequence is a window from Spinacia oleracea cultivar Varoflay chromosome 1, BTI_SOV_V1, whole genome shotgun sequence. Protein-coding genes within it:
- the LOC110782978 gene encoding kunitz trypsin inhibitor 5-like — protein: MTHFILSTSIIFLFFSLSLHTTTAANPAVLDIDGHPLLSSSNYYILPVVRGRGGGLTVSPRNATELCPLNAAQDSREVEDGIPLELYPVNPNDRTVYVSTDLNLVFDAVPLCVPSGPSFIWQLTFDEATGRRYVGFGGQTGNPGIETVSNWFKIQKAGSGRFDYKIVFCPSVCNTCKVMCGDVGVFVEGDGRRLLGIREQPLLVRFKRA